The following proteins are co-located in the Pseudomonas sp. ATCC 13867 genome:
- a CDS encoding MerR family transcriptional regulator has protein sequence MKIGELASLSGLAPSRIRFYEASGLIALVRRGANGYREYPAETLDLLEIIRCAQQTGFSLEEIRNLLPHSAPALKNGHDELLASLRRKVAEIEAMEQQLRQNREQLLAVIDGIENKPAGMDCQANAERMVAEMRERKGRSEKPEPAGAGHACDERTKSAPGAKRPAPTES, from the coding sequence ATGAAAATCGGTGAACTGGCCAGCCTCAGCGGGCTGGCGCCCTCGCGCATCCGCTTCTACGAAGCCAGCGGCCTGATCGCCCTGGTGCGTCGTGGCGCCAACGGCTACCGCGAGTACCCGGCGGAAACCCTCGACCTGCTGGAGATCATCCGTTGCGCCCAGCAGACCGGCTTCAGCCTGGAGGAAATCCGCAACCTGCTGCCCCACTCCGCCCCGGCCCTGAAGAATGGCCACGACGAGCTGCTCGCCAGCCTGCGTCGCAAGGTGGCGGAAATCGAAGCGATGGAGCAGCAGTTGCGGCAGAACCGGGAACAGTTGCTGGCGGTGATCGACGGCATCGAGAACAAGCCCGCCGGCATGGATTGCCAGGCCAATGCCGAGCGCATGGTGGCCGAGATGCGCGAACGCAAGGGACGCAGCGAGAAGCCCGAACCTGCAGGAGCGGGCCATGCCTGCGATGAGCGGACAAAGTCCGCCCCTGGAGCGAAGCGCCCTGCCCCCACCGAATCCTGA
- a CDS encoding bifunctional GNAT family N-acetyltransferase/nucleoside diphosphate kinase regulator has protein sequence MAIAMKGFHSLQISMVKMNKPFISLCPEITRAHALTLMDWLEDERVTCYLSDSHHVSRSIEQAINRTQLPILTHLFNRGGRFFMAYDRHDTPVGFVRLIKTGSNCEIVLVIGDSDKWGRNLGTRTIREGMKLAFLDMRAEKLIAKIHPDNGRSLKAFLRSGFLLENETPALKSFSMTAGRYLQFLREGAVGDSTEIYITEIDKARLESLIAFEHGPAVVELEHELERAIVVKPQQVARNVVTMNSRTLLQLDDEEIEVALVYPEDADSSAGKHSVCSDIGAAILGYQEGDAIDWRISDRTRRIGIRKVLYQPEAAGDFHL, from the coding sequence ATGGCCATAGCCATGAAGGGCTTTCATTCTTTACAAATAAGTATGGTGAAGATGAACAAGCCTTTCATTTCGCTGTGCCCTGAAATTACTCGGGCACACGCGCTGACGCTGATGGATTGGTTGGAGGATGAGCGCGTAACCTGCTATCTGAGCGATTCGCATCATGTCTCCCGCTCCATCGAACAAGCCATCAATCGGACTCAATTGCCGATCCTGACCCATCTATTCAACCGGGGCGGCCGATTCTTCATGGCCTATGACCGACATGACACCCCGGTGGGCTTTGTCCGTCTCATCAAGACCGGCTCGAATTGCGAGATAGTCCTGGTCATCGGAGACAGCGACAAATGGGGCCGGAACCTTGGCACCCGCACAATCCGCGAAGGCATGAAACTGGCCTTCCTCGACATGCGGGCCGAGAAGCTCATCGCCAAGATCCACCCGGACAACGGGCGCTCGCTGAAGGCCTTTCTGCGCAGCGGCTTTCTGCTGGAGAACGAAACGCCGGCATTGAAGTCGTTTTCCATGACCGCGGGGCGCTATCTCCAGTTCTTGCGCGAAGGTGCCGTTGGCGACTCCACTGAGATCTACATCACTGAAATCGACAAGGCCAGGCTCGAGAGTCTGATCGCGTTCGAGCACGGCCCGGCCGTTGTTGAACTCGAACATGAGCTTGAGCGAGCCATTGTCGTCAAGCCGCAGCAGGTGGCGCGCAATGTCGTGACGATGAACTCCAGAACCTTGCTGCAGCTGGACGACGAAGAGATCGAGGTGGCCTTGGTCTACCCTGAAGACGCGGACAGCAGCGCCGGGAAGCACTCCGTGTGCTCCGACATCGGTGCCGCCATCCTGGGCTATCAGGAGGGAGACGCCATCGACTGGCGAATTTCTGATCGGACCCGCCGGATTGGGATCAGGAAAGTACTTTACCAGCCGGAAGCCGCGGGCGATTTCCACCTGTAA